From Solanum lycopersicum chromosome 4, SLM_r2.1:
AAtccttattaataaaatatattgttattatctCACATTATGCTATGTGAAACTGAAACATTTTTATCCATTCTTTATTGTTCTAtaacacttatttattttccaattctcaaaatttaaactttatattaacatgagaaatattatatagttacctAACAtgtaataactttttttttgtaatataaattaagaaaatagtctcacaatttaaatataaatagtgttaaaaaaattattttatattttatctcgAAATTATTATACGCGCCGGCGGCTGTACCCCAAAGGTGTAGCAGTGACCACCATCAAACTGACTGCTGAcacttcactgtaacattgaACAAAAATCCCATTTTTAGGTTTTCTTCAAATCTCCATTAACGACCTTCAATCTTGTAAATCTCCATTAACGACTTCCCCTGTGTTGAATCCCTCAATTGATCACCATTTGCAGTTCTCTTTCCTTCATCAATGGCTGGAGAATCAGAATCTGCTGCTGAACCTAACCCTAACACCCTCACCCCATCAAATCCCCCTTCTACCGACGCCATTAATATTGTACCTCTTCAAACTCATTCACCACCCACCAAGCTACCTTCTCGACCCAGAAAAACTCGGAAGCTTTCCAATACTGTTGATCCCTCTTTACCCAAAACCCAGATTTCCACCATCGTACCAAGAATTGTTTCTCGTTCACTTTCATACGAAGGTGAGCTTGAATCCGCCATTAATTACCTCAAATCCTCTGACCCATTACTCTCTCCATTAATTGAAACATACCCACCTCCCACACTCGAACTTTTTCAACCCCCTTTTCTTGCTTTAACAAAAAGCATTCTGTTTCAGCAGCTAGCGTA
This genomic window contains:
- the LOC138348229 gene encoding uncharacterized protein, with the translated sequence MAGESESAAEPNPNTLTPSNPPSTDAINIVPLQTHSPPTKLPSRPRKTRKLSNTVDPSLPKTQISTIVPRIVSRSLSYEGELESAINYLKSSDPLLSPLIETYPPPTLELFQPPFLALTKSILFQQLAYKAGSSIYTRFISLCGGESNVVPDMVLGLTPQQLRQIGVSARKASYLHDLARKYQNGILSDKSIVDMDDKSLFTMLTMAGCVADT